Proteins from one Nitrobacteraceae bacterium AZCC 2146 genomic window:
- a CDS encoding homoserine dehydrogenase (product_source=KO:K00003; cath_funfam=3.30.360.10,3.40.50.720; cog=COG0460; ko=KO:K00003; pfam=PF00742,PF03447; superfamily=51735,55021,55347): MIAPLRVGIAGLGTVGAEVVRLIEQQGKILSARCGRGIKVVAVTARSKTKKRGVDLRGIRWAKDPMAIAVDPEVDCFVELMGGVGDPALSAIEAALTSGKSVVTANKALIARHGLKLAALAEQHGGALNYEAAVAGAIPVVKTLREGLAGTGVDRVYGILNGTCNYILSRMEQEGLSFADCLKDAQRLGYAEANPSFDVDGHDTAQKLAILASLAFGTKVAQSAVYVEGITSIAAADLRAAAELGYRVKLLGVAVRTATGIEQRVHPTMVPRTSSIAQVMGVTNAVTIDGAGISPITLVGPGAGGAATASAVLADIADVARGVRALPFGRPVAKLAATTKAPMERHEGGYYIRLMARDLAGTAARIATRLAEQKISIESIVQRHPDGMIDAVDATKKSSPVPVILITYATSEDAMRRALQAVQSDKVISGRPQVIRIEKN; encoded by the coding sequence ATGATCGCACCCCTCAGAGTGGGTATAGCGGGACTCGGCACCGTTGGTGCCGAGGTGGTCCGTCTCATCGAACAGCAGGGCAAGATCCTGTCGGCGCGCTGCGGCCGCGGCATCAAGGTTGTTGCCGTCACCGCGCGCTCGAAAACGAAGAAGCGCGGCGTCGATCTGCGCGGCATCCGCTGGGCGAAAGACCCGATGGCGATCGCCGTCGATCCCGAGGTCGACTGCTTCGTCGAGTTGATGGGCGGCGTCGGTGATCCCGCGCTCTCCGCCATCGAGGCGGCGCTGACCTCCGGCAAGTCAGTGGTGACCGCCAACAAGGCGCTGATCGCCAGGCATGGTTTGAAGCTAGCGGCATTGGCCGAACAGCATGGCGGTGCTCTGAATTATGAAGCCGCTGTGGCGGGCGCCATTCCGGTGGTGAAGACGCTGCGCGAAGGCCTCGCCGGCACCGGCGTCGACCGAGTCTATGGCATCCTCAACGGTACCTGCAATTACATCCTGAGCCGGATGGAGCAGGAGGGCCTGTCGTTCGCCGATTGCCTGAAGGACGCGCAGCGGCTCGGCTATGCCGAAGCCAATCCGTCGTTCGACGTGGACGGCCACGACACCGCGCAAAAGCTCGCCATCCTGGCCAGCCTCGCTTTCGGCACCAAGGTGGCGCAGAGCGCGGTCTATGTCGAAGGTATCACCTCGATCGCTGCCGCTGACCTGCGCGCCGCGGCGGAACTGGGCTACCGCGTCAAACTGCTCGGCGTCGCCGTGCGCACCGCTACCGGCATCGAGCAGCGCGTGCATCCGACCATGGTGCCCCGAACCTCTTCGATTGCCCAGGTGATGGGCGTCACCAATGCTGTCACCATCGATGGCGCCGGTATTTCGCCGATCACGTTGGTCGGCCCCGGCGCCGGCGGGGCGGCGACCGCATCCGCCGTGCTGGCGGATATCGCCGACGTCGCGCGCGGCGTGCGCGCGCTGCCGTTCGGACGCCCCGTCGCAAAACTCGCAGCCACCACCAAGGCGCCGATGGAACGTCACGAGGGTGGCTATTATATACGCCTGATGGCGCGGGATCTTGCCGGCACCGCGGCGCGGATTGCGACGCGTCTGGCTGAGCAGAAGATTTCCATCGAGTCGATCGTGCAGCGGCATCCCGATGGCATGATCGATGCAGTGGATGCCACCAAGAAATCGTCACCGGTTCCGGTGATCCTGATTACCTACGCCACATCCGAGGACGCGATGCGCCGCGCGCTGCAGGCGGTACAGAGCGACAAGGTGATCAGCGGCCGGCCGCAGGTGATCCGTATCGAAAAGAACTGA
- a CDS encoding fructose-1,6-bisphosphatase II / sedoheptulose-1,7-bisphosphatase (product_source=KO:K11532; cath_funfam=3.30.540.10,3.90.1170.50; cog=COG1494; ko=KO:K11532; pfam=PF03320; superfamily=56655; tigrfam=TIGR00330): protein MSTHISVPPQQLLERILTLEIVRVTERAAVSAARLRGQGNEKAADQAAVDAMRRELNKMPIEGTIVIGEGERDEAPMLFIGEKVGINAGPKVDIAVDPLEGTTLCAKDMPGSIATMAMADGGTLLHAPDVYMEKIAIGPGYARNVIDIDASPEENIRRLAKAKGVAMSGITALVLDRPRHAEIIAAIRSTGAAVRLITDGDVAGVIHTADPDNTGIDIYIGTGGAPEGVLAAAALRCIGGQMQCRLILDTDEKRERAAKMGVTDPKFIYGIEDMAKGDCLFAATGVTDGSLLRGVKFRGNVIETETIVMRSVTGTVRIIKGEHRQLEKFHLD, encoded by the coding sequence ATGTCGACCCATATTTCCGTGCCGCCGCAGCAATTGCTGGAGCGCATTCTGACCCTCGAAATCGTGCGTGTGACCGAACGTGCCGCGGTGTCCGCAGCGCGCCTGCGCGGCCAAGGCAACGAGAAGGCCGCCGACCAGGCCGCGGTGGACGCGATGCGGCGCGAGCTCAACAAGATGCCTATCGAAGGCACCATCGTGATCGGCGAGGGCGAGCGCGACGAGGCGCCGATGCTGTTCATCGGCGAAAAGGTCGGCATCAATGCCGGCCCCAAGGTCGACATCGCCGTCGATCCGCTTGAAGGCACCACTTTGTGCGCCAAGGACATGCCGGGATCGATCGCCACCATGGCGATGGCCGATGGCGGCACGCTGCTGCACGCGCCCGACGTCTACATGGAGAAGATCGCGATCGGGCCGGGCTACGCCAGGAACGTCATCGACATCGATGCGTCGCCGGAAGAGAACATCCGCCGTCTCGCCAAGGCCAAGGGCGTGGCGATGTCGGGCATCACCGCGCTGGTGCTCGACCGTCCGCGTCACGCTGAAATCATCGCCGCGATCCGCAGCACCGGCGCTGCCGTGCGACTGATCACCGATGGCGACGTTGCCGGCGTTATTCATACCGCCGATCCCGACAACACCGGCATCGATATCTACATCGGCACCGGTGGCGCCCCTGAAGGCGTGCTGGCGGCCGCGGCGTTGCGCTGCATCGGCGGTCAGATGCAGTGCCGGTTGATCCTCGACACCGACGAGAAGCGCGAACGCGCCGCCAAGATGGGCGTCACCGATCCGAAATTCATCTACGGCATCGAGGATATGGCGAAGGGCGACTGCCTGTTCGCCGCCACCGGCGTCACCGACGGCTCGCTGCTTCGGGGCGTCAAGTTCCGTGGCAACGTGATCGAGACCGAGACCATCGTGATGCGCTCGGTCACCGGCACCGTGCGCATCATCAAGGGCGAGCATCGCCAGCTCGAAAAATTCCATCTCGATTGA
- a CDS encoding GNAT superfamily N-acetyltransferase (product_source=COG0454; cath_funfam=3.40.630.30; cog=COG0454; pfam=PF00583; superfamily=55729): MAKNIEIRPVGADERAAWEPLWQGYLTFYKATLPAVATDTAWQRFHDPREPMHLLGAYVDGKLTGIVQYLFHRSTWTPGDYCYLQDLFVDSNARGMGLGRALIEAVYEKAKAAGASRVHWLTQNDNAQARILYDQVADNSGFMQYRKVF; encoded by the coding sequence ATGGCGAAGAACATCGAAATCCGGCCGGTCGGCGCCGACGAGCGCGCCGCCTGGGAGCCGCTGTGGCAGGGCTATCTGACGTTCTACAAGGCGACGCTGCCGGCTGTTGCCACCGACACCGCCTGGCAGCGCTTCCATGATCCCCGGGAGCCGATGCATCTGCTCGGCGCTTATGTCGACGGCAAGCTCACCGGTATCGTGCAGTATTTGTTTCATCGCTCGACCTGGACGCCGGGCGATTACTGCTACCTGCAGGACCTGTTCGTCGATAGCAATGCGCGTGGCATGGGCCTCGGCCGCGCGCTGATCGAAGCGGTGTATGAAAAGGCAAAGGCCGCCGGCGCCAGCCGCGTGCACTGGCTGACGCAGAACGACAATGCGCAGGCGAGAATTCTGTACGACCAGGTCGCCGATAACTCCGGATTCATGCAGTATCGGAAGGTGTTTTAG
- a CDS encoding 2-haloacid dehalogenase (product_source=KO:K01560; cath_funfam=3.40.50.1000; cog=COG1011; ko=KO:K01560; pfam=PF13419; superfamily=56784; tigrfam=TIGR01428) yields MSAKPDVKALVFDVFGTVVDWRSSLIADFTTWGGTRGVTADWTALVDAWRRAYMPSMDVVRHHPERGFAKLDTLHRQSLETLVAKFGIKGLSDDDLHHLTLGWHRLHPWADSVGGLTRLKTKYIISPLSNGNVALLTNMAKFAGLPWDLVMSAELFEHYKPDPQAYLGAAALLNLKPEQVMMVAAHNNDLEAAQKLGLKTAFVPRITEYGPHQSRDFKADGEWDVVAEDFGDLAKRMGC; encoded by the coding sequence ATGAGTGCGAAGCCCGACGTGAAGGCACTGGTGTTCGACGTGTTCGGTACCGTGGTGGACTGGCGCTCCAGCCTGATCGCCGATTTCACCACATGGGGCGGCACGCGCGGCGTCACCGCCGACTGGACCGCGCTGGTCGACGCCTGGCGGCGGGCCTATATGCCATCGATGGATGTGGTGCGCCACCATCCCGAGCGCGGCTTCGCCAAACTCGACACGCTGCACCGGCAGTCGCTGGAAACGCTGGTCGCGAAATTCGGCATCAAGGGACTGAGCGACGACGACCTGCATCACTTGACGCTGGGCTGGCACCGGCTGCATCCCTGGGCAGACAGCGTCGGCGGGCTGACCCGGCTGAAGACAAAATACATCATCAGCCCGCTGTCGAACGGCAACGTCGCGTTGCTCACCAACATGGCGAAATTCGCCGGGCTGCCGTGGGACCTGGTCATGAGCGCGGAACTGTTCGAACACTACAAGCCCGACCCGCAGGCCTATCTCGGCGCCGCCGCGCTGCTCAATCTCAAGCCGGAGCAGGTGATGATGGTGGCCGCGCACAACAACGATCTCGAAGCCGCGCAGAAACTCGGCCTCAAGACCGCCTTCGTGCCGCGCATCACCGAATACGGCCCGCACCAGAGCCGCGATTTCAAGGCGGACGGCGAGTGGGACGTGGTGGCGGAGGATTTTGGCGATCTGGCAAAGCGGATGGGGTGCTGA
- a CDS encoding single-stranded-DNA-specific exonuclease (product_source=KO:K07462; cath_funfam=3.40.250.10; cog=COG0608; ko=KO:K07462; pfam=PF01368,PF02272,PF17768; superfamily=64182; tigrfam=TIGR00644) — MPLRCAASGGTRFVEHRPFVLMSAIMTPPIAFPVESQPAFLGVTQSATGKTWRDRVDQRGAARALAMVQRYQLPEMLARLLAGRNVELDAVEDFLDPTIRKLMPDPYTVTQMEAAAKRIADAAMRKEKVAIFGDYDVDGATSAALLAWHLRHCGLEPQIHIPDRIFEGYGPNVDAIRMLAEKGATLLVTVDCGTTSLEPLAEARKLGMSVVVIDHHQAGDELPDVDALVNPNRLDDISGLGHLAAVGLVMVTLVAVNRELRQRGFWTSTMPEPDLLGMLHHVALGTVADVAPLIGLNRAFVAKGLIALRRRDHVGHTALMDVARLNGPPEAWHLGFMLGPRINAGGRIGRADLGVRLLLEGDISEAAKIAAELDRLNVERRVIEQMAEAQAEAEALASLGLEDKGSVIVTASEGWHPGVVGLVASRLKEKFSRPAFAIALEPGGIGTGSGRSISGVDLGKAVRQAVTDGLLIKGGGHAMAAGVTLRKERLGEFRAYVEAALADDVAKSRNEKELFIDGAVTARGVTPDLVATLNRAGPFGAGNPEPVVALPSHQLVYADEVGQAHLRLRFKSSDGTIVNGIAFRSVGQKLGNALQQHRGQPLHVAGSLAVDRWQGTERVQLRVIDIAAPDPGPAMIR, encoded by the coding sequence ATGCCCCTGCGTTGCGCAGCATCCGGGGGCACGAGGTTTGTGGAACACCGGCCCTTCGTGCTTATGTCCGCCATCATGACGCCCCCCATCGCATTCCCCGTTGAATCCCAGCCCGCCTTTCTCGGCGTGACGCAGTCGGCGACCGGCAAGACCTGGCGCGACCGGGTCGATCAGCGCGGGGCGGCGCGGGCGCTGGCGATGGTGCAGCGTTATCAGCTGCCGGAAATGCTGGCGCGGCTGCTTGCCGGCCGCAATGTCGAACTCGACGCCGTCGAGGATTTCCTCGATCCCACCATCCGCAAGCTGATGCCCGATCCGTACACGGTGACGCAGATGGAGGCCGCGGCGAAACGGATCGCGGACGCCGCCATGCGCAAGGAGAAGGTTGCGATCTTCGGCGATTATGACGTCGACGGAGCGACCTCGGCGGCGCTGCTGGCCTGGCATCTCCGCCATTGCGGGCTTGAACCGCAGATCCACATTCCCGACCGCATCTTTGAAGGCTACGGCCCCAATGTCGATGCCATCCGCATGCTGGCGGAGAAGGGCGCGACATTGCTGGTGACGGTCGATTGCGGCACCACCAGCCTTGAACCACTCGCGGAAGCCAGGAAGCTCGGCATGTCCGTGGTGGTGATCGATCACCATCAGGCCGGCGATGAATTGCCTGATGTCGATGCGCTGGTGAATCCGAACCGGCTCGACGACATCTCCGGCCTCGGCCATCTCGCCGCGGTCGGCCTGGTGATGGTGACGCTGGTGGCGGTCAATCGCGAACTGCGGCAGCGCGGCTTCTGGACCAGCACGATGCCGGAGCCCGATCTGTTGGGCATGTTGCATCACGTCGCGCTCGGCACCGTCGCCGACGTGGCGCCGCTGATCGGCCTCAACCGCGCCTTCGTCGCCAAGGGATTGATCGCGCTACGGCGGCGCGACCATGTCGGCCATACCGCGCTGATGGATGTGGCGCGGCTCAACGGCCCGCCGGAGGCCTGGCATCTCGGCTTCATGCTGGGGCCGCGCATCAATGCGGGGGGGCGGATCGGGCGTGCTGACCTCGGCGTGCGTTTGCTGCTTGAGGGCGATATTTCCGAAGCAGCAAAGATCGCCGCTGAGCTCGATCGCCTCAATGTCGAGCGCCGCGTCATCGAGCAGATGGCGGAGGCACAGGCCGAAGCCGAGGCGCTGGCCTCATTGGGCCTGGAGGACAAGGGCTCGGTGATCGTCACCGCGTCGGAAGGCTGGCACCCCGGCGTGGTCGGGCTGGTGGCCTCGCGCCTGAAGGAAAAATTCTCGCGGCCGGCCTTTGCCATCGCGCTGGAGCCCGGCGGCATCGGCACCGGCTCGGGTCGCTCGATCTCCGGCGTCGATCTGGGCAAGGCGGTGCGGCAGGCGGTCACCGACGGTTTGCTGATCAAGGGCGGCGGCCACGCCATGGCGGCTGGCGTCACGCTGCGTAAGGAACGCCTCGGCGAGTTCCGTGCCTATGTCGAAGCGGCGCTGGCCGACGACGTCGCAAAATCGCGCAACGAGAAAGAACTGTTCATCGACGGCGCCGTCACTGCGCGCGGCGTGACGCCCGATCTGGTGGCGACGCTGAATCGCGCGGGGCCCTTCGGCGCCGGCAATCCGGAGCCGGTGGTGGCGTTGCCGTCGCATCAACTGGTCTATGCCGATGAGGTCGGCCAGGCGCATCTGCGGCTGCGCTTCAAGTCTTCGGACGGCACCATCGTCAACGGCATCGCGTTCCGCTCGGTCGGCCAGAAGCTCGGCAACGCCCTGCAGCAGCACCGCGGCCAGCCGCTGCATGTGGCGGGCTCGCTGGCGGTGGATCGCTGGCAGGGCACCGAGCGCGTGCAACTGCGGGTGATCGATATCGCGGCGCCCGATCCCGGGCCGGCGATGATACGCTGA
- a CDS encoding membrane-bound lytic murein transglycosylase B (product_source=KO:K08305; cath_funfam=1.10.101.10,1.10.530.10; cog=COG2951; ko=KO:K08305; pfam=PF01471,PF13406; superfamily=47090,53955; tigrfam=TIGR02283), with translation MTGAVTLSDMTASDSGLSLSRRALLQAGALLALPASTLAAPPGFDQWRDGFRARALAKGVSDATYSRVMGRIEPDMSVFKQMQKQPEFNEQIWQYVNRRASDWRIIAGKEALRKNEALFGRIEQDFGVERGTLLALWGVESAYGDPLVQQNHMRPVFPSLAALAWNEPRRRSYWETELINALKIVDKGWGTPDEMRGSWAGAMGHTQWMPEVWLNVGMDYDRDGRVSPFGKPDDALGSSARFLVNRGKYHRGEHWGYEVRAPNAATSGSRTYAAWSSAGVARADGKPFPQPNASAQMWVPVAGGPAFLLGPNFYAVRSYNPSMNYALAICHLGDRILGAPPFIQPFPGSERILTLAEVQEVQTRLTKAGFDTGGTDGRVGNDTMKAVKDYQTKMGLLPADGYGGLKVLARLRQGG, from the coding sequence GTGACCGGCGCCGTTACACTGTCGGACATGACCGCATCTGATTCCGGACTGTCCCTCTCCCGCCGCGCGCTACTGCAAGCCGGCGCCCTGCTGGCGCTGCCCGCATCGACTCTCGCCGCCCCGCCCGGCTTCGATCAATGGCGCGACGGCTTCCGCGCCCGGGCGCTGGCCAAGGGCGTCTCGGATGCCACCTACAGCCGCGTGATGGGCCGTATCGAGCCGGACATGTCCGTGTTCAAGCAGATGCAGAAGCAGCCGGAATTCAACGAGCAGATCTGGCAATACGTCAACCGCCGCGCCTCCGACTGGCGCATCATCGCCGGCAAGGAAGCGCTGCGGAAGAACGAGGCGTTGTTTGGCCGTATCGAGCAGGATTTCGGCGTTGAGCGCGGCACGCTGTTGGCGCTGTGGGGCGTCGAATCCGCGTATGGCGATCCGCTGGTGCAGCAGAACCACATGCGGCCAGTGTTTCCGTCGCTCGCGGCCTTGGCGTGGAACGAGCCGCGCCGCCGCAGCTACTGGGAAACCGAACTGATCAATGCGCTGAAGATCGTCGACAAGGGTTGGGGCACGCCGGACGAGATGCGCGGCTCCTGGGCCGGCGCCATGGGCCATACCCAGTGGATGCCGGAAGTCTGGCTCAATGTCGGCATGGACTACGACCGCGACGGAAGGGTGTCGCCGTTCGGCAAACCCGACGACGCGCTCGGCTCCAGCGCCCGCTTCCTCGTCAACCGCGGCAAGTATCATCGCGGTGAGCACTGGGGCTATGAGGTCCGCGCGCCCAATGCCGCCACGTCAGGCAGCCGCACCTATGCCGCCTGGTCCAGCGCCGGCGTTGCGCGCGCCGACGGCAAGCCGTTTCCGCAGCCCAACGCCTCCGCGCAGATGTGGGTGCCGGTCGCCGGCGGCCCGGCCTTCCTGCTCGGCCCGAACTTCTACGCCGTACGCAGCTACAATCCGTCGATGAACTACGCGCTGGCGATCTGCCATCTCGGCGATCGCATCCTGGGCGCGCCGCCGTTCATCCAGCCCTTCCCCGGCTCCGAACGCATTCTGACTTTGGCCGAAGTGCAGGAAGTCCAGACCCGCCTCACGAAGGCCGGCTTCGACACCGGTGGCACCGACGGCCGCGTCGGCAACGACACCATGAAGGCGGTGAAGGACTATCAGACCAAAATGGGCCTGCTGCCGGCGGACGGCTATGGCGGACTGAAGGTGCTGGCACGGCTGCGGCAGGGGGGATGA
- a CDS encoding elongation factor P (product_source=KO:K02356; cath_funfam=2.30.30.30,2.40.50.140; cog=COG0231; ko=KO:K02356; pfam=PF01132,PF08207,PF09285; smart=SM00841,SM01185; superfamily=50104,50249; tigrfam=TIGR00038) produces MKVIASSIRKGNVIEQDGKLYVVLTAENIHPGKGTPVSQIEMRRISDGVKISERYKTTDAVEKATIEDQNFNYLYKDADGFHFMNNDNYDQVQVQKDVIGDAEPYLQENMTVKLSLHGLVPVAITMPQRATLEVVDTEPVTKGQTASSSYKPAILSNGVRTAVPPHVGPGTRIVVMTEDGSYVERAKD; encoded by the coding sequence GTGAAAGTCATCGCCAGTTCTATTCGCAAGGGCAACGTCATCGAGCAAGACGGCAAGCTCTACGTGGTTCTCACCGCCGAGAACATCCACCCCGGCAAGGGAACCCCGGTCAGCCAGATCGAAATGCGCCGAATCAGCGACGGGGTGAAGATCTCGGAGCGCTACAAGACCACGGACGCGGTGGAAAAGGCGACCATCGAGGACCAGAATTTCAATTACCTCTACAAGGACGCCGACGGCTTCCACTTCATGAACAACGACAATTACGACCAGGTCCAGGTGCAGAAGGACGTGATCGGCGATGCCGAGCCCTATCTGCAGGAGAACATGACCGTGAAACTGTCGCTGCACGGCCTCGTGCCGGTGGCGATCACCATGCCGCAGCGCGCCACGCTGGAAGTGGTCGATACCGAGCCGGTCACCAAGGGCCAGACCGCATCGTCGTCCTACAAGCCGGCGATCCTGTCGAACGGCGTCCGCACCGCCGTACCGCCGCATGTCGGCCCCGGCACCCGCATCGTGGTCATGACCGAAGATGGCTCCTACGTGGAACGCGCCAAGGACTGA
- a CDS encoding lysyl-tRNA synthetase class 2 (product_source=KO:K04568; cath_funfam=3.30.930.10; cog=COG2269; ko=KO:K04568; pfam=PF00152; superfamily=55681; tigrfam=TIGR00462), with amino-acid sequence MAGTDRPSPWWNPARHQDRRAFLRARGAITKAIRNWFEVQGFVEVETGILQVSPGNETHLHAPKTELIDNDGERLTRYLRTSPEFACKKLLAAGEPKIFEFAKVFRDRERGDLHLPEFCMLEWYRANETYEAVMADCVVIIAHAAQATGITKFAFRGKVADPFADPELLSVAAAFDRFAGIDLLATIADGEGDRTALAAAADGKVRISDDDSWSDIFSKVLVEHVEPKLGQGRMTVLFDYPAPEAALARSKPADPRVAERFEVYACGVELANGFGELTDADEQRRRFTESMDEKLRRYGERYPLDEEFLDAVAAMPPSSGVALGFDRLVMLASGATRIDQVVWTPPAGAR; translated from the coding sequence ATGGCCGGGACCGACCGGCCGTCGCCGTGGTGGAACCCGGCGCGGCATCAGGACCGCCGGGCGTTCCTGCGCGCGCGCGGCGCCATCACCAAAGCGATCCGGAACTGGTTCGAGGTCCAGGGCTTTGTCGAGGTCGAGACCGGCATTTTGCAGGTGTCGCCGGGCAACGAGACCCATCTGCACGCGCCGAAGACCGAACTGATCGACAACGACGGCGAGAGGCTGACGCGCTATCTGCGGACCTCGCCGGAATTCGCCTGCAAGAAATTGCTGGCGGCGGGCGAACCGAAGATCTTTGAATTCGCAAAGGTGTTTCGCGATCGCGAGCGCGGCGATCTGCACCTGCCGGAATTTTGTATGCTGGAATGGTATCGCGCCAACGAGACCTATGAGGCTGTGATGGCCGATTGCGTCGTGATCATTGCCCATGCGGCGCAGGCGACGGGGATCACGAAGTTTGCGTTTCGCGGCAAGGTCGCCGATCCCTTTGCCGATCCGGAATTGCTGAGCGTGGCCGCGGCGTTCGATCGCTTTGCGGGGATCGATCTGCTGGCGACCATTGCGGACGGTGAGGGCGATCGCACCGCACTGGCTGCGGCAGCGGATGGCAAGGTGCGGATCAGCGATGACGACAGCTGGTCGGACATCTTCAGCAAGGTGCTGGTTGAGCATGTCGAGCCAAAGCTGGGGCAGGGCCGCATGACCGTGTTGTTCGACTACCCGGCGCCGGAAGCTGCATTGGCGCGGAGCAAGCCGGCCGATCCCCGCGTCGCCGAACGTTTCGAGGTCTATGCCTGTGGCGTCGAACTGGCCAATGGCTTTGGCGAGTTGACCGACGCGGACGAGCAGCGCCGACGCTTCACGGAATCGATGGACGAGAAGCTGCGGCGCTATGGCGAGCGCTATCCGCTCGACGAGGAATTTCTGGACGCTGTCGCTGCGATGCCGCCGTCCTCCGGCGTGGCGCTCGGCTTCGACCGGCTGGTGATGCTGGCGTCGGGCGCGACGCGGATCGATCAGGTGGTATGGACGCCGCCGGCGGGGGCGCGATGA
- a CDS encoding lysine 2,3-aminomutase (product_source=KO:K01843; cath_funfam=3.20.20.70; cog=COG1509; ko=KO:K01843; pfam=PF04055,PF13353; superfamily=102114; tigrfam=TIGR03822): protein MTQALKITATLRQPAELVAHGLAPQTALADLEKVAARYAVAVTPAVAALIDAGDPDDPIARQYIPSADELIAQPQENADPIGDHVYSPVDGIVHRYPDRVLFKLVHVCAVYCRFCFRREMVGPGKETALSREAYAGALDYIRTHAEIWEVILTGGDPLMLSPRRLGEIMNDLAAIEHVRIIRIHTRVPVADPARISAEMVVALKVAGATTWVALHANHPRELTAEARAACALMVDAGIPLVSQSVLLRGVNDNAATLEALMRGFVECRIKPYYLHHGDLAPGTAHLRTTLEEGQALMRALRGRVSGLCQPDYVLDIPGGFGKAPVGPEYLSRDREAQTESGYRIVDYCGDVHLYPPKP, encoded by the coding sequence ATGACACAAGCGCTGAAAATCACGGCGACGCTGCGGCAGCCTGCCGAGCTGGTCGCGCATGGGCTGGCGCCGCAAACCGCACTGGCCGATCTGGAAAAGGTCGCGGCGCGCTATGCGGTGGCGGTGACACCGGCGGTGGCGGCGCTGATCGACGCGGGCGATCCCGACGATCCCATCGCGCGGCAATACATTCCGAGCGCCGACGAATTGATCGCGCAGCCGCAAGAGAACGCCGACCCGATCGGCGACCACGTCTATTCGCCGGTCGATGGCATCGTGCATCGCTATCCTGACCGCGTGCTGTTCAAGCTGGTGCATGTCTGCGCGGTATATTGCCGGTTCTGTTTTCGCCGCGAAATGGTCGGACCTGGCAAAGAGACCGCGTTGTCGCGCGAGGCCTATGCAGGCGCGCTGGATTACATCCGGACGCACGCTGAAATCTGGGAGGTGATCCTCACCGGCGGCGATCCGCTGATGCTGTCGCCGCGGCGGCTCGGCGAGATCATGAATGACCTGGCCGCCATCGAACACGTCAGGATCATCCGGATTCATACCCGCGTGCCCGTGGCCGATCCCGCGCGGATCAGCGCCGAGATGGTCGTCGCCTTGAAGGTGGCCGGCGCAACGACGTGGGTTGCGCTGCATGCCAATCATCCGCGCGAGTTGACTGCGGAGGCCCGCGCGGCCTGCGCCTTGATGGTCGATGCCGGGATTCCCCTTGTCAGCCAGTCCGTGCTGCTGCGCGGCGTCAACGACAATGCCGCGACGCTGGAAGCTTTGATGCGCGGCTTCGTCGAATGCCGCATCAAGCCGTATTACCTGCACCACGGCGATCTCGCGCCCGGTACCGCGCATCTGCGCACCACGCTGGAGGAAGGCCAGGCCTTGATGCGGGCGCTGCGCGGCCGGGTGTCCGGCCTGTGCCAGCCGGATTATGTCCTCGATATCCCCGGCGGTTTTGGCAAGGCCCCGGTGGGGCCGGAATATTTGTCGCGGGATCGTGAAGCGCAGACGGAATCGGGCTATCGTATCGTCGATTACTGCGGCGACGTTCACCTCTATCCGCCGAAGCCATGA
- a CDS encoding hypothetical protein (product_source=Hypo-rule applied; transmembrane_helix_parts=Outside_1_14,TMhelix_15_37,Inside_38_65), whose product MTDLEPPEQQGNRAVENAVMLGFFVVIVAAGIWLLGTMADVRKVQDCAAQGRRNCATIDVPDRTR is encoded by the coding sequence ATGACCGATCTGGAGCCGCCGGAACAGCAGGGCAATCGAGCCGTCGAGAATGCGGTGATGCTCGGCTTCTTCGTGGTGATCGTTGCGGCCGGGATCTGGCTGCTCGGCACCATGGCGGACGTTCGCAAGGTGCAGGACTGCGCGGCGCAGGGCCGGCGCAATTGCGCGACGATCGACGTGCCGGACCGAACGCGATGA